ATCACCAGCGTTGCGGTTCTTATTTCAGCCAGCTCATTCCAGCGATTCCAGCCCAGCAGATTACCCGTTGGAATGAACTCGTTTTTACCCAGCATTGCGTTGCAGACTCTATGATTCGTATGTTCAGATGCCCGGTTCAGGGCATCCGGCCATTCTGGCAATCGGCAGGTGTATTGCCGGTGGATATAATCGTCAAGCAGTCCCTGATATTTTTCATTATCAAGATCATCTTTGTCTTCAAACCACTTAATCTGCTCAAGGACGGCTTCGGGTAACTGTTCCCTTATATGGTTGATATGGGTGGTATAGGACTGAAGACTGCCGGTAATGCTGTTCAACACCAGTCCTTTCAGGTGGGCCTGGTGTTTCAGGGCGTATTCAATGGCAAACAGCCCTCCACAGGAGTGACCAAACAGGTAAAAGCCGTCCAGGTTCAGTGCCTTGCGAACCTGCTCGATTTCATCCACAAAACGATCCAGCTGCCAGAGCGAATCGTCATCGGGCTGGTCAGAACACCACGACCCCAGCTGGTCATAAAAAATAACTTCAATGCCCGCAGGCACCAGATACTCTTCCAAACACTCAAGATACTCATGGGAGCATCCGGGGCCACCATGTAACGTCAATACTTTTACGGCACCACAGCCAACCCTGAGCGTCCACACCCTGTAACCATTGTCCAGTTCAATCCATTGCACGCCAGACGCGCTGTGTTTGTTTTGTCTGGTTTTGAAAAGAGCGGTCATGGCAAAGGCTCACTGTCTATGAATGAAAATGTGTTTTGGCTCATGGTTATAGACCATCAGCAACATTGTTCATCACCATGCAGCAGGGAACGGCTGCCCCATGGATGGTTTTCTGTACGGCTTCAGTTTAGGTGTTTTTGTCGGTTGTGAAGAAACACAGAAAAGAGTGAGTCTCTGTCATGCATAAAAAGAGAGTCAGGATGACTTCCCTGCTTTTTTTCTGTCAGGAAGGGTCACATCGAATGGCAGCCCCTGCCGAAGGACTATCTGGCTAAAGTAAATGTTAATGGCTTGAGACGTGCTAATGCCCAGTTCCTTAAGCACTGCCTCGGCGTCTTCTTTCAAGGTTTCATCGATACGGGCACGAACGGTCGTTTCTTTAGCCATCAAATGACCCCCGGTTTCATGGTTTGACGAACTTCCATGAAAGCACAAAAAAGCCTGATACACCTTGCGCCATATCAGGCTTGGAGAATAGTTCACAGAGAAGGCTGTGAATCAGCCAAAGGTTGGCAACATTCCCATCAGGTTCACCACTTCCAGTACCAGCACGGTCAGACCAAAGCCGAACACCAGAGCGACTCTTGGCTTGCCGCCGGACACCTGAAACTCATCACGTTCGGAGCGACCTTTCAAAGCCATCAACACAGGCGACAACACACTAAACGTCACCGCACCAATACCTGCAAAACCGATCGCTGCAATAAAACCGTTTGGCAGCATGACACCCAGAACGGTTGGAGGAACGAAAGTCACTGCAGCCGTTTTCAGTCGTCCCTGTAAATCGTTGCTGAAGCCAAAGAAGTCGGCGATGTAATCAAACAAACCCATGGACACGCCCAGGAAAGAAGTCGCCACAGCCAGATGCGAGAACAGCTGTAACATCTTGGAAGTGCTCATGTTCAGACCGGTTTGCTCCAGCGCAAGAACCAGATCACCAATATTGCCACCGTCTGCGATGATAGCAGGGAACTGATCACGGGACAGATTGCCCAGTATCACCAGCTGCCATACCAGATAAAAAGCCAGCGTCAGTACTGAACCGATCAGAATGGCTGATTTCAGACTGCCACTGTCGCGCTTCATGTAACCGGTCAGGCTAGGCACACAGGTTTGAAAGCCAAAGCTGACCGCAATAAAGGAGATCATGCTCAGGGCAAACGGGCTGCTTTCAGACAATGGCAAACCGTTAAACAGGTTCTCTGTGCTAACACTGCCCATCAGTCCACCGCTGAACCACAGAAAAGCAATCACCATGGCACCCAGCATAACCGTGGTGGCCTTATCCACAGCCATCGGGCCAAATACCACAATAGAGCCCAGTACCAGTGCAAACAGAGTACCGGCCACCTCGGAATCCACATTGAGACCCGCGACCGACTGCAAAGTGTGGGCAATAATGGAGCTACCACCGGAAATGTAGGCATAAGTCAGGATATAGCAGACAAAACCAACGGCCAGACCGTTCACAAGGCGTCCGGTGTTGCCCAATGTTGCCTGTGCCATGGTGTCAAAACTGGCACCTTCCCGGTGACGAAGGTTGGCTTCCAGCAAATACAGTCCGGCGCTATACATGCAATACCAGCCGATCAGAAGCATAACCAGAGACCAGCCAAACCAGGCACCGCTGGTAATAACCGGCAGGGAGAACATTCCTGCACCAATGCTGGTTCCGGCAACAATCAATGCGCCTCCGAGCACCGATGCACCACGCTTCTGACCACGGGCTTCCGCGCCCGTCAGTATTGCTTCACTCATTTGCTCATTCCAAACTGCTTTATAAGGAATTCTTTATCCGCTGCATCCAGCGACTTGAGGTTGTTCGATCCTCGGGTGATTGTGGCAATGCTCACACCCAACTCAGCAGCAAGCTGTCGCTGGGACTGCTGACCGGCTAACAGCGCTTTCAGAACAGACAGGCGGGAAGCCACAGAGTCCCGTTCTTCAGGTGCCAGCAAGATCATTAACAGCTTTTCCAGGTCCCCGGCATTACTTTGTTTATGCAACAGTTCTGTAAGCTGATTCCACTGGGTGTCAGGCATGACTTCAATCCAAAAAAACCGTACTGGCGTAACAGTACACCAGTACGGTTTTTATTCTGATCGTGTTTTGTACCTAAACCGTACAAAACCGAAGGGCTTCAGCCAATTTGGACAGGTTTTATAACAATCCATACGCTTTGGCGGATTAGTGATAAACTTGGTGAAATTAACGACTCTCTAAAACTTGTACCCTAGGAGGATTCAGCTAAATGGGCCCACGCCATCAAACCCATTCAGTTAAGGTTGGACACATCACCATGGGAGGTGATGCCCCAGTGGTCGTTCAGTCCATGACCGATACGGACACCGCAGATGTCGAAAAGACCGTGGCCCAGATCAAACTGCTGGCCGACGCCGGCTCGGAAATTGTTCGGGTAACGGTTAACACAGAAGAAGCCGCCGCGGCAGTGCCCGAAATTTACCGTCAGTTGCGCGCCGATGGTTATCAGGTTCCTATCGTTGGAGACTTCCACTACAACGGCCATCTGTTGCTGACCAAATACGACGAAACCGCCCGGTTGCTGGACAAATATCGCATTAATCCGGGTAATGTTGGCTTTGGCAATAAGAAAGACGATCGTTTCAACGCCATGATCGACGTTGCCATCAAATACGACAAACCAGTGCGTATAGGCGTGAACTGGGGCAGTCTGGATAAAGAACTGTCTACCCGCCTGATGGATGAAAACGCCAAATCCGATAACCCGAAGCCTTCTCAGGAAATCCTGCACGAAGCACTGGTGCTGTCAGCTCTCACCAGTGCTGATGCAGCGGTTGAACGCGGTCTGGGAGCCAACAAGATTGTGATCTCCTGCAAGGTGTCCCGTGTGCAGGATTTGATCAGCGTTTATCAGATGTTGGCAAACCGCTGTCAGTACGCCCTGCATCTGGGGCTGACCGAAGCCGGCATGGGCAGCAAAGGGATTGTCGCATCCAGTATCGCCATGGGTATTTTGCTGCAGCAGGGTATTGGCAATACGATTCGCACTTCTCTGACGCCGGAACCCAATGGCAGTCGAGACCGCGAAGTCATTGTTTCTCAACAGATTCTTCAGGCACTGGAAGTCCGCAGCTTTGCACCGGAAGTGACCGCCTGCCCCGGCTGTGGCCGTACAACCAGCACGTTCTTCCGGGTTCTGACTGACGAAGTGGATGTCTTCCTGCGTACCAAAATGGTCACATGGCGACATGAACGGGTCGGTGTTGAGGACATGAAAGTCGCGGTAATGGGGTGTGTTGTAAACGGCCCGGGCGAAAGCAAACATGCCAATATTGGTATCAGCCTGCCCGGCACCGGAGAGGCTCCGTCAGCACCGGTGTTTGTCGATGGTGAAAAGGTCAAAACGCTCAAGGGCGAGAACATCGCAGAAGAGTACAAGCAGATGATCGAAGATTATGTGCATAAGACGTATCCGCCGCGCAGCGAACTGATTGCATCCAAATGAACTACCCCGGAGCAAGCTCCGGGGTATCAAGTTAGCTCTTGAGTAGTTCGCAGCAAGCTGCGGGGAATTAGACCCAAGGCTTCGCATTAAACAGCCTTATCTCCGGAAAAGCACAGCCTGTGCTTTTCCGGCTTACCTACCGGGCAGCCTCCTAGCCGCACATACCATTAACTGCTTAACTTTATTATGAAAAGTGAATTTACCTAATAAATAGCAGGGACAGTGATATGGTTTTCAGGCGCTCAACATCCAGCGAAAGTGTCGCTGGTTTTTCGTCTACTCAGCCCGAAGTGCCCGAAAATAGAAATGCCCGATTTCGTAGCTCCAGCGTCTCTGCTCAGGAAGGCAAGTCTTACTTAGGCACCAGCTCCCAGCTTCAGAGGCTTCCTACGGCACTGTCTGAGCGCACGGTAAAACATATCACCACCGTTAAAGCCTGCATTACATTGGCAAGGCTGCTGGCTGGGGTGAGTCAGAGTGCCCGCTCATTTGTCGTGTCACGTTCACAGGATCTCGTTTATACCCTTCTACAGAACAACACCCCACAAGCCAGAGAGTCCGCCCATAAACTCATCGACAAACTGGACAGACAACAGAAAGAACAAAACGAAGATCTGGCAGACTGGCGTTGCAATGCTTACAGCCAGCTTGGCCAGCAGTATGCCGAAGCAAACGACACCGATAAGCTGATTCAAATCGCTGAATCAATGGAAAATGAACTGTCCCATTGCTCTTCATCCCATAGTCGTCTCGTTCGAATGAGTCTGGCTAATACCTGCCAAACTATTGCAGAACAAACCATGAACCTGAAAACTCTGGCAGCCAATAAAAAAGCAGCTAACTATGTGGTGAATATTGCAAGGTTCAGCAATGACGCGACCGTTCAGGAGTGGCAAATACAGCGCGCAACAGATTTATTGAAGCCAATAACAAGCTCTTCGTCACCGGATGTACGCCATTTCGCTGTTCAGTTTATGAAAGATCTCGAAAACAACGCGAGCGACCCATTAAAAGTTAACCAGTTTCTTCAGCCTTATAAGTTCGATATTGCCCCAACCGCTTTTGCTACCGAGCATTTATCCTCTGACGAAACAATAGAGATGAAAGCCGATAACTCAACGGCTCCACAAAAAGTAGTAGTCTACGGCCGCAACAGCGATCAGATGATACAAAGGGTAGAAACATCTTACCAGTTAAACGGCCATGTTAAGGCTTCTGATAACTCATACAAACAATTGCCATTCAACTCCGGCTCGATTGATATTATGGCCAGTGAACCCGTCAGCCAGAGTGAAGCCTCTCTGGTTGCCCGCCAGCGGCTGGCTAAAAGATTTGATGCTGGCGATATTACACAGCTGCCATCGCAAGGAACAGACTACACAATGGCTCAGCTTGATCCGGGTGAATCAGATCGGATTTTGTTCTATACCGACATTGACGCCCCTTATCGCCAGCGTGAGCAGTGGCTGAGCGATCTGCAAAACTTTGCGGTCATGCTCAACTGCGACCCGGTTAACAAACAATCCAGATGGCAA
Above is a window of Endozoicomonas montiporae CL-33 DNA encoding:
- a CDS encoding proline iminopeptidase-family hydrolase, giving the protein MTALFKTRQNKHSASGVQWIELDNGYRVWTLRVGCGAVKVLTLHGGPGCSHEYLECLEEYLVPAGIEVIFYDQLGSWCSDQPDDDSLWQLDRFVDEIEQVRKALNLDGFYLFGHSCGGLFAIEYALKHQAHLKGLVLNSITGSLQSYTTHINHIREQLPEAVLEQIKWFEDKDDLDNEKYQGLLDDYIHRQYTCRLPEWPDALNRASEHTNHRVCNAMLGKNEFIPTGNLLGWNRWNELAEIRTATLVIAGRYDTMSPDDQKQMASIIPHSRVVICDNGSHCCMWDDPENYRRALLSFFEDVESGRL
- a CDS encoding type II toxin-antitoxin system RelB/DinJ family antitoxin; this translates as MAKETTVRARIDETLKEDAEAVLKELGISTSQAINIYFSQIVLRQGLPFDVTLPDRKKAGKSS
- a CDS encoding aromatic amino acid transport family protein, translated to MSEAILTGAEARGQKRGASVLGGALIVAGTSIGAGMFSLPVITSGAWFGWSLVMLLIGWYCMYSAGLYLLEANLRHREGASFDTMAQATLGNTGRLVNGLAVGFVCYILTYAYISGGSSIIAHTLQSVAGLNVDSEVAGTLFALVLGSIVVFGPMAVDKATTVMLGAMVIAFLWFSGGLMGSVSTENLFNGLPLSESSPFALSMISFIAVSFGFQTCVPSLTGYMKRDSGSLKSAILIGSVLTLAFYLVWQLVILGNLSRDQFPAIIADGGNIGDLVLALEQTGLNMSTSKMLQLFSHLAVATSFLGVSMGLFDYIADFFGFSNDLQGRLKTAAVTFVPPTVLGVMLPNGFIAAIGFAGIGAVTFSVLSPVLMALKGRSERDEFQVSGGKPRVALVFGFGLTVLVLEVVNLMGMLPTFG
- the trpR gene encoding trp operon repressor, producing the protein MPDTQWNQLTELLHKQSNAGDLEKLLMILLAPEERDSVASRLSVLKALLAGQQSQRQLAAELGVSIATITRGSNNLKSLDAADKEFLIKQFGMSK
- the ispG gene encoding flavodoxin-dependent (E)-4-hydroxy-3-methylbut-2-enyl-diphosphate synthase is translated as MGPRHQTHSVKVGHITMGGDAPVVVQSMTDTDTADVEKTVAQIKLLADAGSEIVRVTVNTEEAAAAVPEIYRQLRADGYQVPIVGDFHYNGHLLLTKYDETARLLDKYRINPGNVGFGNKKDDRFNAMIDVAIKYDKPVRIGVNWGSLDKELSTRLMDENAKSDNPKPSQEILHEALVLSALTSADAAVERGLGANKIVISCKVSRVQDLISVYQMLANRCQYALHLGLTEAGMGSKGIVASSIAMGILLQQGIGNTIRTSLTPEPNGSRDREVIVSQQILQALEVRSFAPEVTACPGCGRTTSTFFRVLTDEVDVFLRTKMVTWRHERVGVEDMKVAVMGCVVNGPGESKHANIGISLPGTGEAPSAPVFVDGEKVKTLKGENIAEEYKQMIEDYVHKTYPPRSELIASK